In Paralichthys olivaceus isolate ysfri-2021 chromosome 1, ASM2471397v2, whole genome shotgun sequence, the following are encoded in one genomic region:
- the dbx1a gene encoding homeobox protein DBX1-A, giving the protein MMIPSVLAPPAFYPGLYRPTAALPLHQTLPSAFQTHSSFLVEDLLRISRPTTFFNRTVPSASASLPTATTTVSFSCAPAERALATTAVTRESCSPKTSLPNSKDPTFLKFGVSAILAPSPKSASSPPTIHSLHSKTFPFPCFDGTFHPIFRTPYLPASSSVVPIPGTFSWPLAARGKPRRGMLRRAVFSDVQRKALEKMFQKQKYISKPDRKKLASKLGLKDSQVKIWFQNRRMKWRNSKERELLSSGGCREQTLPTKANPHPDLSDVGKKSSAEEEEEMEEEEEFVRERVRSAGSSISSPSLSSKHSDFSESDEEEITVS; this is encoded by the exons ATGATGATCCCCAGCGTCCTCGCGCCTCCTGCTTTCTACCCGGGGCTGTACCGTCCCACCGCGGCTCTGCCGCTCCACCAGACCCTGCCGTCCGCCTTCCAGACCCACTCCAGCTTCCTAGTGGAGGACCTGCTGCGTATAAGCCGACCCACCACCTTCTTTAACCGGACTGTTCCTTCAGCGAGTGCCTCCCTGCCCACTGCCACCACCACCGTGTCCTTCAGCTGCGCGCCCGCGGAACGCGCCTTGGCCACGACCGCGGTGACGCGTGAATCTTGCTCACCGAAAACGTCGCTGCCGAACAGCAAGGACCCAACTTTTCTCAAGTTTGGAGTGAGCGCCATCCTCGCACCTTCACCAAAGAGCG CCTCCTCACCCCCTACAATCCACAGCCTGCACTCCAAGACCTTCCCCTTCCCCTGCTTTGACGGGACCTTTCACCCCATATTCAGGACGCCTTATTTACCAG CATCTTCATCCGTTGTTCCCATCCCCGGGACTTTTTCATGGCCCCTCGCCGCCAGAGGAAAACCCCGGAGAGGAATGCTGAGGAGGGCGGTGTTCTCCGACGTGCAGCGCAAGGCCCTGGAGAAAATGTTccagaaacagaaatatatcAGCAAACCAGACAGGAAGAAGCTGGCTTCCAAATTGGGCCTAAAAGActcacag GTGAAAATCTGGTTCCAGAACCGGCGGATGAAGTGGAGGAACTCTAAAGAACGAGAGCTGCTGTCCTCCGGTGGCTGCCGCGAGCAGACGCTGCCCACCAAAGCCAACCCTCACCCGGACCTGAGCGACGTGGGCAAGAAATCCTCCgccgaggaagaggaggagatggaggaggaagaggagtttgtaagagagagagtgaggtcGGCGGGGTCCAgcatctcctctccttctctgtccaGTAAGCACTCAGACTTCTCAGAGTCAGACGAAGAAGAAATAACAGtatcttaa